In Funiculus sociatus GB2-C1, a genomic segment contains:
- a CDS encoding phycobilisome linker polypeptide codes for MRMFKITACVPSQTRIRTQRELQNTYFTKLVPYENWFREQQRIMKMGGKIVKVELATGKPGVNTGLL; via the coding sequence ATGCGGATGTTTAAAATTACTGCCTGTGTCCCCAGCCAGACCCGTATTCGGACTCAGCGGGAGTTGCAAAACACTTATTTCACGAAACTGGTTCCCTACGAAAACTGGTTTCGCGAACAGCAGCGGATTATGAAAATGGGTGGAAAAATCGTTAAGGTTGAGTTAGCTACTGGTAAGCCTGGGGTCAATACTGGACTGCTTTAA
- a CDS encoding FtsW/RodA/SpoVE family cell cycle protein, whose protein sequence is MQRLNVTSKATSFVNLRQLVPFFNPAVQDWAIDARLLRWLTFLWLFIGLVVLFSASYPSGDAEYGDGLYYFKRQIISVMLGLLVFNVVVNFPLRHVLGIANWGVILLLGVIFVTLIPGVGTTTNGATRWIALGPFPLQPSELIKPFLVLQSARIFGNWDRLTWRVRLTWLFIFCCVLVGILLQPNLSTTALCGMTLWLIALAAGLPFSYLGGTALGGLLLATISISVKEYQRRRVMSFLNPWADPMQDGYQLVQSLLAVGSGGTWGSGFGLSQQKLFYLPIQYTDFIFAVYAEEFGFAGSLLLIVLLMAYATLALMVAMRAKTPIHRLVAIGTMVLMVGQSLLNIGVATGVLPTTGLPLPLFSYGGNSMIASLMAAGLLIRVARESSEAEVLPLQGRRFVQGRSRRVIQKPNA, encoded by the coding sequence ATGCAGCGATTGAATGTCACTTCAAAAGCCACGTCTTTTGTGAATTTACGTCAGCTAGTTCCCTTTTTTAATCCCGCCGTCCAAGATTGGGCAATAGATGCCCGGTTGTTGAGGTGGCTGACCTTCCTCTGGCTATTTATCGGCTTAGTGGTTCTGTTCTCAGCATCTTATCCCAGTGGGGATGCTGAGTATGGGGATGGACTGTACTACTTCAAACGGCAAATTATCTCGGTGATGCTGGGGCTATTGGTATTTAACGTGGTGGTAAATTTCCCCCTGCGTCATGTACTGGGAATAGCCAATTGGGGTGTGATACTGCTGCTGGGGGTAATTTTCGTCACTCTAATTCCGGGAGTAGGAACCACAACTAATGGTGCCACGCGCTGGATTGCCTTGGGGCCGTTTCCGCTGCAACCTTCTGAGTTGATTAAGCCATTTTTGGTGTTGCAAAGCGCTCGCATTTTTGGAAACTGGGATAGGCTGACTTGGAGGGTGCGATTGACGTGGCTGTTTATTTTTTGCTGCGTACTTGTGGGAATTCTCCTACAGCCGAACTTGAGTACAACTGCGCTGTGCGGAATGACTTTGTGGCTGATTGCGCTTGCGGCTGGGTTGCCTTTTTCCTATTTGGGGGGAACGGCGCTGGGCGGGTTGCTTTTGGCAACGATCAGTATCAGCGTGAAGGAATATCAGCGGCGGCGGGTGATGTCGTTTCTTAATCCTTGGGCTGATCCGATGCAAGATGGATACCAGCTGGTTCAAAGTTTACTGGCGGTAGGGTCTGGCGGTACTTGGGGGTCTGGTTTTGGGCTGTCGCAACAGAAGCTGTTTTATTTGCCGATTCAGTACACAGATTTTATTTTTGCGGTGTATGCAGAGGAGTTCGGCTTTGCAGGCAGTTTGCTGTTGATAGTGTTGCTGATGGCTTATGCGACGCTGGCGCTGATGGTGGCGATGAGGGCTAAAACTCCCATTCATCGGTTGGTGGCGATTGGAACAATGGTTTTGATGGTGGGGCAGTCGCTGCTGAATATTGGTGTTGCTACGGGCGTTTTGCCTACAACTGGTTTGCCGTTGCCGTTGTTTAGCTATGGTGGCAATTCGATGATTGCGAGTTTGATGGCGGCGGGGCTGTTGATTCGGGTGGCAAGAGAAAGCAGTGAGGCTGAGGTTTTGCCTTTGCAGGGGCGGAGGTTTGTTCAGGGGCGATCGCGTCGGGTTATCCAAAAGCCTAATGCTTAG
- a CDS encoding cytochrome c biogenesis protein CcdA yields MFETLSTRLYELEQFANHLVSTQLTHLGFLSIAVIFAAGLFTSLTPCMLSMLPITIGYIGGYETKSRLQAAAQSTWFSLGLATTLAGLGILAGLLGRVYGQVGFGLPIIVSLLAILMGLNLLEALPLQLPAWGGFEWISKDLPEGVRSYLIGLTFGVIASPCSTPVLATLLGWVATTQDFVLGGVLLLSYTAGYVAPLILAGTFTASIKKLLELRQWSGWINPVSGALLVGFGVFSLLSRLPVG; encoded by the coding sequence ATGTTTGAAACTCTCTCTACCAGACTTTATGAATTAGAACAATTTGCTAATCACCTTGTCTCTACCCAGCTGACACATTTGGGCTTTCTCAGCATCGCAGTCATTTTTGCAGCAGGGTTATTTACCAGCCTGACACCCTGTATGCTTTCCATGTTGCCAATTACCATTGGCTATATTGGGGGATATGAAACTAAAAGTCGGCTGCAAGCCGCTGCCCAATCGACTTGGTTTTCGCTGGGATTGGCAACGACGCTGGCGGGATTAGGAATCTTGGCAGGTTTACTGGGACGAGTTTACGGTCAGGTAGGATTCGGGTTGCCGATAATTGTTAGCCTTTTGGCAATCCTGATGGGGTTAAATTTACTCGAAGCATTGCCTTTACAGTTGCCTGCTTGGGGTGGTTTTGAATGGATTTCTAAAGACTTACCAGAGGGTGTCCGTTCTTATCTGATTGGCTTAACTTTTGGGGTGATAGCTTCCCCTTGCAGTACCCCTGTTTTGGCAACTTTGTTGGGTTGGGTTGCCACGACGCAAGATTTTGTGTTAGGTGGAGTTTTGCTGCTATCCTATACGGCGGGATACGTCGCACCTTTGATTTTGGCGGGGACTTTTACTGCTTCTATTAAAAAGTTGCTGGAGTTGCGTCAATGGTCTGGTTGGATAAACCCGG